The Gammaproteobacteria bacterium genomic interval ACGTCAGCCTGGAATACGGCCAACTCCCCACTGAAGAAGACGCGCTGCTGACTATCGGCGGTAATGTCAACGTCGCGCCAGTGACCAATGTGGTTGTTGAAGCCGGTTTTGGTGATCCCGAAAACGAAAGCGGTTTGCGCATGCGCGGTAGCGTGTTGTTGCAACTGCAACCGATCAAACGGTTTGGTGTGTCGCCTTATCTGCTGGGCGGAATGTCGCAAATGGAATTGGGTGCCCAACAGTGTGTGGATAGTGAGGCCTCCTGCCAGCCTGTCGGTATTCGCACTGTAGGATTGAATTACGGTATTGGTATCGGCATGGATGTGTTGCGTGACCGTTCGCTGAATCTATCCTGGTCGCGCTACAACGGCAGCGAAGATGTGCAACTGAACATGCTCAGCATGGGTGTTTCGTTCCGTTAAATCGTTTATGCGGGTTGCGGCCGATGCGCCATCATGTTGACCCGCTGTCTTTTTGATCCCCAGTTTCCCGGTTGAGCATCGAAGTGGCCCGCACAGGCGGTGCCGCAGTTGCTGCAGTGTCCTTTCGCATCCAGTTTCCAGGTTGATAAC includes:
- a CDS encoding porin family protein codes for the protein MKLVTSKYNFLMVRSLVVLLALFCAFPLHAKDPAVLYTGMDYVSLEYGQLPTEEDALLTIGGNVNVAPVTNVVVEAGFGDPENESGLRMRGSVLLQLQPIKRFGVSPYLLGGMSQMELGAQQCVDSEASCQPVGIRTVGLNYGIGIGMDVLRDRSLNLSWSRYNGSEDVQLNMLSMGVSFR